One stretch of Nicotiana tabacum cultivar K326 chromosome 18, ASM71507v2, whole genome shotgun sequence DNA includes these proteins:
- the LOC107812664 gene encoding uncharacterized protein LOC107812664 — protein MYYRGNYVDGGDAREMGFKRQRIMDQGSSYYATPPGSSYLYNPPPPPPPPPYSYTGQPPPFPVVRLRGLPFDCSETEIADFLHGLDVIDVLFVHKGGRFTGEAFCVLGYPLQVDFALQRNRQNIGRRYVEVFRSKKEEYYKAIANEVFDSRGDSVPRARSTDERKDLAEHTGVLWLRGLPFSASKEDIIEFFNDFELAQKSIHITATFEGRPTGEAYVEFASADDSKAAMAKDRMTIGNRYIELFPSSPEELEEALSRCRVLEKPLDGKEMNEETCILRMRGLPFSAGKDDIMDFFKDFELSEDAIHVTFLPDGRPTGEAFVEFASNDDAKAALAKDRMTLGSRYVELFPSSTEDMNYAVSKGR, from the exons ATGTATTACAGAGG AAACTACGTTGACGGCGGTGATGCCCGTGAAATGGGCTTCAAAAGGCAACGCATAATGGATCAAGGTTCCTCATATTATGCTACTCCTCCGGGTTCAAGTTATTTGTAcaatcctcctcctcctccacctcCCCCTCCATACTCTTACACTGGCCAGCCTCCACCTTTCCCTGTTGTTCGACTCCGGGGTCTCCCCTTTGATTGCTCAGAGACTGAGATTGCTGATTTCTTGCATGGTTTGGATGTAATTGATGTGCTTTTTGTCCACAAAGGTGGCAGATTTACAGGGGAAGCATTCTGTGTTCTGGGATACCCTCTTCAAGTTGATTTTGCTCTTCAGAGAAACAGGCAGAATATTGGAAGGAGATATGTTGAGGTTTTCAGAAGCAAGAAGGAGGAATACTATAAGGCTATAGCCAATGAAGTTTTTGATTCTCGTGGCGATTCAGTTCCGAGGGCTAGATCTACTGATGAAAGGAAAGACTTAGCAGAACACACTGGTGTATTATGGTTGAGGGGATTGCCATTCTCAGCTAGCAAGGAAGATATTATTGAAttctttaatgattttgaacttgcGCAAAAATCAATCCATATAACAGCTACTTTTGAGGGTAGACCTACCGGTGAAGCATATGTTGAATTTGCTAGTGCAGATGATTCAAAAGCTGCCATGGCCAAGGATAGGATGACAATAGGGAATCGCTACATAGAGCTCTTCCCTTCATCACCTGAGGAGTTGGAGGAAGCACTTTCAAGGTGCAG GGTACTGGAGAAACCACTGGATGGGAAGGAAATGAATGAAGAAACTTGTATTTTGCGGATGAGGGGTTTGCCATTTTCTGCTGGGAAGGATGATATCATGGATTTCTTCAAAGACTTTGAGTTGTCGGAGGATGCAATTCATGTCACATTTCTTCCAGATGGAAGGCCAACTGGAGAAGCTTTCGTAGAGTTTGCAAGCAATGATGATGCCAAAGCTGCACTGGCGAAGGATAGGATGACTCTTGGAAGTCGTTACGTTGAGCTTTTCCCATCCTCAACCGAGGATATGAATTATGCTGTATCAAAGGGCCGGTGA